The following DNA comes from Kaistia sp. 32K.
GACGGTCTCCGGCGTCGCCGTGGTGGCGATGTCGACATCCGCGACAGGCAGGCCCATCAGCGTGTTGCGCACCGCGCCGCCGACCACCCGCGCCTCCTCGCCCTCCGTGGAGAGGAAGGCGAGCACGTTACGAACGAGCGGATCGGCCAGGAAGGGCGCATCCCGGCAGTCCGGCATGGTCAATCGAAGCCTCCGGGAACCAGCACGCCGTCACGGAATTCGGCCGGATGATAGGTCTTGCCCGCCTGGCCGCCGGAGAAGGAAACCAGACCCAGGATTGCAACCAGCACGATGGCGATGCCGATCGCCGACAGGCGCGACAATACCCTGTAGGTCCAGACCTCTCCCGTCACCGCCCCCGGCGCGAATTGCCGCCAGCCGGCATAGACGATGAAAGGTGCGAGGAAGCACACGACGGTGATGGCAAGAAATCTCAGCATCTATTGGTAGAGCCGCTCATAAAGACCCCGGACAATTCCGGCGGTCACACCCCAGATATGATGTTCATCATACGGCATTTCGTAGAGCAAATGCCGCACGCCATCAAATTCACGGGTGATTGTCTGATGATTCTGCGGACTCATGAGAAAAGACAGCGGAACTTCGAAGGCAGCGTCGACCTCATCGGGGTTCAGGACGAGCCGATATTCCGGCGCAACGCGCGCGACGATGGCGATGATTCGGTAGCCGGTGCCGGCGATATAGGGATCGAGACGGCCGATCGGTTCGACGAGGCGGGGGTCGAGACCGATCTCCTCCTGCGCCTCGCGCAGCGCCGCCGCCGCCGCGCTGCTATCCGTCGGATCGATCTTGCCGCCCGGAAAGGCGATCTGCCCGGCATGCTTGCGCAGCTGCATCGTCCGCCGCGTCATCAGCACGGTGGCGTTGCTGCGCTCGACGATCGGGATCAGCACCGCCGCGTCGCGCGGGACGAAGCCGCGCGGCGGGACGAACTCCGGGTTCATCACGACATTGTTGTCGCCGGCCTCGCGGCCCGATTCGAGCGGCCGCAGCAGCTGGCGCGCGCGGCTGAAGAAATGATCGGGACGGAACGGGTCGTCGGACAGAGAGGTCACGCGGATACCGCCCCGCCGGAGAGCTCGGCGCCATCGTTCGCCGGGCCTTCGCTCACCTGGCCGAGCACGAAGAACTGGCCGCCGGAAACAACGCCGATCTCGGCGCCGCGCTGTTCGAAATGATCCGCGAGCTCGTGCACGAGCGGCCGCGCCAGCCGGGCATCGAGGCCGCCCCGGACGCGGACATAGGGCACGAGCCCCTCGCCTTCTCCAGCCTCGGCGACGCGCAGCGGATGCTCGGCATCGACCGTGACGACGTCGCCGACATTGGTCCGGAAAACGAGGTTCTGCCTGCCTTCCGAGGTCTCGACCGCCATCTCGACCGCGAGGAACGGCACGTCGTCGACGCGGATGTCGAGCTTCTCGGCCGGCGTCACCAGCACATAGCCGCCATCCGCCTCGCGGCGCAGCACCGTCGAAAACAGCCGGACCAGCGCCTCGCGCAGGATCGGCCGGCCCTCGTGGTGCCAGGTTCCCGCCCGATCGATGCGGATGTCGATGGCGCCGCAATGGGCCGGATTCCAGAGATGCACGGGGGCCGGGCCACGGAAGGATCCGGCCCTGGCGATCAAGCCTGCGAGGGCCGAACCGTCCGCCGAATCCGGATCGGCCTTGGTTTCGCCCTGCTTTGTCACTGACATGCTAACTTCATCCTTGCGCGCATGGCTGACGTTGCCATGCCGGTCGTGCGAAGATTGTGAGAGGATCGAGTCACTCGAACCTCGTCGCGACCGCAACTGAAACTATATGGGCCGATATGAGCGCGTTCAATCAGACCTCCATCGCAGACGTCGATCCGAGCCGCACGATCGCGGAGGCCGACGCGGCCGTCGCGACGGTCAAGGCGGCGCGGGACGCCATCGGCAAGGTCATCTACGGCCAGGAAACGGTCGTCGAGCGGGTGCTGGTGACGCTCCTTTCCGGCGGCCACGGCCTTCTGGTCGGCGTTCCCGGCCTCGCCAAGACCAAGCTGGTGGAAACGCTCGGCATCGTCCTCGGCCTCGACGAGCGGCGCGTGCAGTTCACGCCAGACCTGATGCCCTCCGACATCCTCGGCTCCGAGGTGATGGACCAGGACGATGAAGGCCGGCGTTCGTTCCGCTTCCTGAAGGGACCGATCTTCGGCCAGCTCCTGATGGCGGACGAGATCAACCGCGCCAGCCCGCGCACGCAATCGGCCCTCCTGCAGGCGATGCAGGAGTATCACGTCACCGTCGCCGGGCATCGCTACGACCTGCCCAGCCCCTTCCACGTGCTCGCGACCCAGAACCCGCTGGAGCAGGAGGGCACCTATCCGCTGCCCGAGGCGCAGCTCGACCGCTTCCTGCTGCAGATCGACGTGCTCTATCCCGATCGCGACGCCGAGCGGCGGATGCTGTTCGAGACGACGGGCGCGACGGACGCCGTGGCACAGCGCGTCACCGACGCCGCCACGCTGAAATCCATCCAGCAGCTCGTCCGCCGCCTGCCGATCGGCGAGAGCGTGGTCGAGGCGATCCTGAACCTCGTGCGCTCGGCCCGGCCGGGCGAGATTTCCGACAGCAAGCTCGCTGGCGTGATCGCCTGGGGCCCGGGCCCACGCGCCAGCCAGGCGCTGATGCTCGCGGTCCGCGCGCGCGCCCTGATCGACGGCCGCTACGCCCCTTCGGTCGACGACGTGCTCGCGCTGGCGGAGCCGGTGCTGCAGCACCGCATGAGCCTGAGCTTCGCGGCCCGGGCGGACGGGCTCTCGGTTCGCGATGTCATCGGGACCCTCAAGTCACGTATCGGGTGAAGTCTTGACCGAACCGCGCGCCACCGTGCCGACATCCCGTCACGTCGGCACGACTCTGGCCGAGGCCAAGAGCCTTGCCCGCAGCCTGCCGGACCTTCTGGTCGAGGCGCGCCGTGTCGCGACCACGGTTCTGGCCGGCTGGCATGGCCGCCGCCGCGCGGGCCCCGGCGAGACCTTCTGGCAGTTCCGCCCCTTCGTCACCGGCGAGGCGCCCGGCCGGATCGACTGGCGCCGCTCGGCGCGCGACGAACACCTCTATGTCCGCGAGCGCGAATGGGAGGCCGCCCACACGGTCTGGCTCTCGGCCGATCTCTCGCCGTCGATGGATTTCCGCTCCAAGCTGGCGCTCGCCTCGAAGCGCGATCGCGCGCTCGTCATCCTGCTCGCGCTCGGCGACCTGCTCGCCGCCGCCGGCGAGCGCATCGGCCTGCTCGGCCTCGGCGATCCCATCCTGTCGCGCAACGCCGCCGAACGGCTGGCTGAAACGCTGGCGATCTATGACGGCGCGGCGCAACCCGCCCTGCCCTCGGCAGCAAGGCTCGGCCGCTTCGCCGACCTGGTGCTGATCGGCGACTTTCTCGATCCCATCGACGAGATCGAGGCGCGCCTCGCCGACTATGCCCGCCATGGCACGACCGCGCATCTCGTCGAGATCCGCGATCCCGTCGAGGAGATCTTCCCCTATGCCGGTCGCACGGAATTCCGCGATCCGGAGAGCGGCGCGCTCTACACGATCGGCCGCGCCGAGCAGATCGGCGAGGAATATCGCAACCGGCTCATCGCGCGCCGCGAGACGCTGGCCGCCACCTGCCGCCGGCTCGGCTGGAGCTATCTGACCCACCGCACCGACCGGCCGGCGACGGAGCCGCTGCTCGCGCTGCATGCGCGCCTCTCGGCCCGCGTCAACGAGGGAGGGCGGCCATGATCGCCGGTCTTCCCCTCGCCTTCGGCGCCCCGCTCGTCCTGACCGCACTGGTCTTGCTGCCGGCGATCTGGTGGCTTCTGAAGCTGACGCCGCCGCGCCCCCGGCTGGAGAGCTTCCCGCCGACGCGCATTCTCACCGAGATCGCCAAGCGCGACGAGCAGCCGGCGCGCAGCCCCTGGTGGCTGACGGCGCTTCGCCTGCTGCTCGCCGGGCTCGTCATCCTGGCCCTCGCCGCGCCGATCTGGCGGCCGACCGGCGAGAGCGCGCCGGGCGAAGGCCCGCTCCTCCTCGTCATCGACAATGACTGGGCGGCGGCGCGCGACTGGTCCACGCGGATCGACACCGCCCGCCGGATCGTCGAGCTCGCCGAACGCTCCGGCCGCCCGATCGGCCTGATCGCCACGGCCGAGCCGCCCAACCAGCAATTCGCGCCGACAGACGGCGACGCGATCCGCACCCGCCTCGATGCGCTGGTGCCGCGCCCCTATGCGACCGACCGCAGCGCCATCGCCACGGCGCTGCAAACAGCCGCCGCCTCGGCGTCGTTCGGCGGCGTTGCCTGGCTCTCGAACGGGCTCGGCGGTCCGGATGCCGACGATTTCTCGCGCTTCCTCGAGACCGCGATCCGCGCCCCCGTGACGATCTATGGCAAGGACGGCAAGCCGTTGCTCGGCCTCGCCGCCCCGGTTGCCACCGCCGACGCGCTGACGCTCTCGGTCCTGCGCGGCGAAGGCCCGGCCTTGACCGGCACGCTCGTCGCCCGCGACATGAAGGGCCGCTCGATCGGCGAGGCGCCGTTCGCCTTCAAGGCCAACGAATTGCGCACCGACGCCGCCTTCGCTCTGCCGTCCGAGCTCCGCAACGAGATCGTCCGGGTCGAGATCGCCGGAAACGCGACGGCCGGCGCCGTGCAACTGCTCGACGACCGCTTCAAGCGCCGCCGCATCGGCGTCATTTCCGGCGCGTCGAGCGACAATGCCCAGCCGCTGCTGTCGCCGCTCTACTACATCTCCCGCGCCGTGCAGCCCTTCGCCGACGTCATCGAGCCGCGCGACGCCAACGCCGCGAACGCCGTGCCGCAGATGATCGAGGCCGGGGCGGCGGTGATCGCCATGGCCGACATCGGCACGCTGACGCCGGACGTCGAGCAGAAGCTCGCCGACTGGGTCGAGGCCGGCGGCACGCTGCTGCGCTTCGCCGGCCCGCGGCTTGCCGCCGCCAGCGGCGAAACCGACACGCTGATCCCCGTGCGGCTGCGCGAAGGCGGCCGCGTGCTCGGCGGCAGCCTCTCCTGGTCGTCGCCGCAGCCGCTCGCCTCCTTCTCGGCGCAGAGCCCCTTCGCCGGGCTCGCCATCGCGCCCGACATCGAGGTTCGCCGCCAGGTCCTGGCCGAACCGGACGGCAATCTGCCGTCGCGCACCTGGGCGGCGCTTGGCGACGGCACGCCGCTGGTGACCGCCGCGCCGCTCGGCAAGGGCTGGCTGATCCTGTTCCATGTCACCGCCGACGCGAGCTGGTCGAACCTGCCGCTTTCCGGCACCTTCGTCGAGATGCTGCGCCGCATCGCCGCCTTCGCCTCGGTGCCGCAAGTCGACGCCGCCCGCGCCGTCGAAGGCGCGACGACGGCAGCAATGCTGCCGCCCTATCGCCTGCTCGACGGCTTCGGCCATTTCGTCACCAGCGATCCGCTGGCGCGGCCGCTTTCGGCGACAGGTCCGCTGCCGGCGCCGAGCCGCGACCATCCGCCGGGGCTCTACGGCGCCGATGACGGCTTCCGGGCGGTCAACGTGCTGGCGCCCGACGCGACCTTGCCGCCCTTCAACCCGGCCGCGACGATCGCCAATGCCGAAATCCGGCCCTATCCGACGACGGCGCCGACCGATCTCTCGCCCTATCTGCTCTTGGCGGCGCTCGCCTGCCTGATCGCCGACGCGCTCGCCGTGCTGTGGCTGAATGGCGGCCTCAGGATGCGGGCGCGCGCGGCAGCCCTCGTCATCGCCTGCCTGACGCTCGGCCATGCCTTCGCGCCGCCGCCGGCCCGCGCCGACGCGGCGAGCGACCAGTTCGCCATGGATGCCGTCAACAAGTCGCGCCTCGCCTATGTCCGGACCGGCAATCAGGAGATCGACGACATGAGCGAGGCCGGCCTCGCCGGCCTGTCGCGCGCGCTCTCCGCCCGCACGGCGATGGAGCCGGACAATCCGCTCGGCGTCGACGTCGCCAAGGACGAGCTGAGCTTCTTCCCGCTGCTCTACTGGCCGATCGACCCGAACGCGCCGATGCCCGACTCGGCGACGCTCGCCAAGATCGACGCCTACATGAAGCAGGGCGGCTCGATCCTGTTCGACACGCGCGACGAGCTGGAACGGGCGCCGGGCACGACGGGCTTCGGCGGCACGCCGGCGGCCGAGCGGCTGCGCACCATGCTCTCCGGCCTCGACATCCCGCCGCTCGAGCCGGTGCCGTCCAACCACGTGCTGACCAAGGCATTCTACCTGCTCGAGGACTTCCCCGGCCGCTATAGCGGCGGCCCGCTCTGGGTCGAGGCCTCGCCGCCCGAGGACGACGCGGCGGCGGCCGCGCGCCCGGCCCGGCCGGGCGACGGCGTCTCGTCGATCCTGATCACCGAGAACGACATGGCCGCCGCCTGGGCGACCGATCCGGATGGCCGCTTCCTGGTCCCGACCATCCCGCCCGACCCGCGCCAGCGCGAGCTCGCCTACCGGACCGGAATCAACATCGTCATGTACACGCTGACCGGCAACTACAAGGCCGACCAGGTGCATGTGCCGGCCCTGCTCGAGAGGCTTGGACAGTGAAGAGGGCTGGACAGTGAACTGGTCGCTGACCTTCGCGCCGCTGATCCCGCTGACCTGGCTGACGGCGCTGGCCGTCGTCGGCCTGCTCGCGATCGCGCCGCTGCTCATCCGGCGGATGCGCGGCGCCTGGATCCGCCTCGCCGCACTTGCCGCCCTCGTCGCCGCGCTCGCCGGCCCGGTTCTCCTCGCCGAGGACCGCCAGCCGCTGCCGACGGTCGTCGCCGTCGTCGTCGACAAGAGCGCCAGCCAGGATCTCGACGGCCGCGCCGCGACCACCGAGGCCGCGCGCGACGCGCTGACGAAGCGCCTCGGCGACCTCCGCAACATCGAGATCCGCACCGTCGAGGCCGGCGGCAAGACCGGCGCGGCCCCTGTCGACGGCACGGAACTGTTCACCGCGCTCGGCACCGCGCTCGCCGACGTCGCGCCGGAGCGGCTCGGCGCCGTCGTCATGCTGACCGATGGCGAGGTGCACGACGTGCCGCTGCCGGCCGGCTCTCCCTTCGGCGGCGCGCCGCTGCACGCGCTGATTTCCGGCCATGACGACGAGCGCGACCGCCAGATGGTGATCCGCTCCGCCCCCCGCTTCGCCATCGTCGGCGAGAGCCAGATCATCGAATATACCGTGCTCGACCAGGGTGCGCCCTCGAACGAGCCGGTCCGCGTCACCATCAGCCGCGACGGCGAGCCGCTCGCCACCGAGACGGTGACGCCGGGCGCGCTCAACCGCTTCCCGATCGAGATCAGCCATGCAGGCCAGAACATCGTCGAGTTCGAGGCGGCCCCGCTCGACGGCGAGCTGACGACGGTCAACAACCGCGCCGCCGCCGTCATCGACGGCATCCGCGAGAATCTCCGCGTCCTGCTGGTTTCCGGCGAGCCGCATGCCGGCGAGCGGATCTGGCGCAACCTGCTGAAGTCAGACGCCGCGGTCGACCTCGTGCATTTCACCATCCTGCGCCCGCCGGAGAAGCAGGACGGCACGCCGATCAACGAATTGTCGCTGATCGCCTTCCCGACCCGCGAGCTGTTCTCGGTCAAGATCGACCAATTCGACCTGATCATCTTCGACCGCTACGCGCAGCGCGGCGTGCTGCCGACGGTCTATTTCGACAACATCGCCCGCTATGTCCGCGAAGGCGGCGCGCTGCTCGTCGCCTCCGGGCCGGACTATGCCTCCGACGACAGCCTCTATGCGACGCCGCTCGCCGATGTGCTGCCGGCAGCGCCCACCGGCCGCGTGCTAGAAAAGCCGTTCAGCCCGCGCGTCACCGATCTCGGCCAGCGCCATCCCGTGACGCGCGGCCTCGAAGGCGCCAATTCGGAGCCGCCGCGCTGGAGCCGCTGGTTCCGCCAGGTCGAGGTCGACAAGCCCGACGGCGAGGTGATCATGAAGGGCGCCGACGACGATCCGCTGCTGGTGCTGCAGCGCGAGGGCAAGGGCCGCGTGGCGCTGCTGCTTTCCGACCAGGTCTGGCTCTGGGCCCGCGGCTTCGAGGGCGGCGGCCCGCATGTCGACCTGCTGCGCCGGCTGGCGCACTGGCTGATGAAGGAGCCGGACCTGGAAGAGGAGGCGCTCCGGGCGACGGCGCGCGGCGCCACGCTCGCCATCGAGCGCCAGACCATGCAGGAGACGATCGGCCCGGTGACGGTGATCGCCCCCTCCGGCGCGACGCGGACCCTGACGCTCGCCCCGGCCGGACCCGGCCGGTTCCAGATCGAGATGCCGGCCGACGAGATCGGCCTCTGGCGCGTCGAGGACGGCGAACGCCGCGCCTTCGCCCATGTCGGCCCCGCCAATCCGCGCGAATTCACCGACGTGATCTCGACCTTCGACAAGCTCGGGCCCGTCGTGCAGGCGACCGGCGGGCATATCGCCCGCATGGCCTCGGCGGACGGCACGCTGGAGACGCCGCGCATCCTGCCGATGCAGGCCGGCCGCGCCATGTCGGGCCGCGACTGGATGGGTGTGCGCATGACCGAGGCCTCGGTGCTCCGGGGTGTCGACCGCTGGCCGCTCTTCTCCGGTTTCCTCGGCCTCGCCGCCCTCCTCGGCGTCATGGCCGCGACCTGGTACCGCGAGGGGCGGTAGTCACGCTTCGGGACGGTGGGACCATCGTGCCCACGCTCGCCGTCATCCCGGCCTCCGAGCCGGGATCCATGCAGCCGAGGCGCCGGGAGGCTCGCGCGATCGGCTTCACGGCCGTGGTGGATCCCTGCTTTCGCAGGGATGACGGCGGAGGTAGAGGCGTCTCGCTGGAGAAAGTGGGTCGAGGCCTGCCCTACCCTGCCCGTTCCACCGCGCCGCCGAGGCCTTCCAGCGCGTCGTCGGTGAGCGGGCAGACGAGGATCCGGGCCGGATCGGCCGGCGCCGGCAGGCTGACCTGGTAGGGCTTCAGGCGGACGAAGCCGAACGGGCCATAATAGGGCTCGTCGCCGACCAGCAGGATGACGGTGTGGCCGGCCTCGCGCGCAGCGGCGATCGCGGTCCGCATCAGCGACTTGCCCGCGCCCCTGCCCTTCCAGTCCGGCACCACGACGAGCGGGCCGAGCAGGATCGCCTTCCGGCCGCCGATGCGGATCGGCGTCAGCCGGACCGAACCGATCAGCCGCTCACCGCTCTTGGCGACGAAGGAAAGCTCAGGATCCTGCGGCACCCCTTCGCGCAGCAGCGAGGCCGCGCGGGCGAACCGGCCGGGCCCGAACGAGATCTCGTGCAGGGCTTCGATGGCGGCGTCGTCAGCAGGCTGCTCGGAGAGGACCGTGAAGGAGTCGATTTTCATGGGAGGCGTCTCGTCGGAAGGGCATGTCACTGTCCGACGGACACGGGCGTCAATCGCGGCGCATCCTCGGGACGAACAGTCGAACGGCATCGCGTGACGTGAAGTCACGGCCGTCGGTTCGTCGTCGCAGAAGAAGGCTCGGAGTCATGTCAGGTTCCGGAACGCAATGAACCGCGCATAGCATGGGTCGGCGGCCTCGGCAATCACCAATGCGCCGAGGCGGGCACCCGGTCTAAAATCTCGCCGAGACGCCGCCGCGTCGCCGGCGTCGTCGCCTCGGGCAAAGCGCCGGGATCGAAGAAGCCGGCCTCGGCGATCTCGCGGTTGGGATAGGCGGGCGGAGCCGGCCGGTCGAAATCGTACGAGACGAAGACCACGACATGATCGCGCCGCCGCTTCGGATTGACGTAGATGCCGAAGAGCGACGGCGATGCGCCAAGTATGATGCCGCCCTCCTCGCGCAGTTCCCGCGCCAGCGCCTCAGCCGCGCTCTCGCCCCGCTCGACGCCGCCGCCCGGCAGATACCATCCCGGCGTATAGGAATGGCGGACCAGGAACACCCGCCCGTCGGCATCAAAACAGGCGCCGCGCACGCCGAGCGTCATGCCGCGAAGCACCGGCGCGGCCAGGCCGCCAAGACGAGCGAGAAAGGAGTACATGCCGATCGGTCCGTTCCGGAAGGGCTGTGATAGGAGGACAACAACGGCAGCGCCGCCTCCACCTTGATAAGGCATGCGCAACAAACATGGCAGCGTCGCGTCCGGCGGTCTGGCAGGCCGGCCTCGGGTTTCCCAAATCCTCTTCAGATGCGGCGGATCACCTGACCGATCCGCCCGGCGGCGCCCCATGTTGGCGCCGTTTGCTTTTATGCGGTCAGCGGCCGTCCCGACGATGCGCCGCATGCCGGTTGCGGCGTTGCAACTGGACGGGTGCGTCCGGCTTCGCTAAGCCGATGACGATGTTCGTGCTCGCCCACCTCTCCGATCCGCATCTCGGCCCGCTGCCGCGTCCGCGCACGCTGGAGCTCGCCTCGAAGCGGGTGCTCGGCTACGTCAACTGGCGGCGCAACCGCGTCCGTTCGCTCGGCGGCGAAGTGCTGGCGGGGCTGATCGAGGACATGCTGGCCCGTACGCCGGACCACATCGCCGTCACCGGCGACCTCGTCAACATCGCCCTTCCCGCCGAGATCGTCGCCGCCGGCGACTGGCTGAAGGCGGTCGGCGCGCCGCACGACGTCTCCTTCGTGCCCGGCAATCACGATGCCTATGTTCCGGGCGCGCTCGCCAAGGCGCTGGCGCTCTGGGCGCCCTATGTGACCGGCGACGAAGGCACGCCGCTCGGCCGCGTCACCTTCCCCTATCTGCGCCGCCGCGGCCCCGCCGCCATCATCGGCGTCTCCAGCGCCCGCGCCTCGGCGCCGTTCATGGCGACCGGCCATGTCGAGGCTTCGACGCTGCCGCTCCTGCGCGACATGCTGATCCGCGCCCGCGACGAAGGCCTTTACCGCGTCGTGCTGATCCATCACCCGCCCTTCAAGAAGGCGACGGCCTGGCACAAGCGCCTGGTCGGCGCCGGGCGCATCCGCGCCCTGATCAAGGAAGTCGGCGCCGAGCTGATCCTGCACGGCCACACCCATATCGACAGCTTCGAGAGCATCGAGGGGCCGGAAGGCCGCGTGCCGGTGATCGGCGTGCCGTCCGCCGCCAACGCCCCCGGCGGCCACAAGCCGGCCGGCCGCTACAATCTGTTCGGCATCGAGGGCGAACCGGGCAACTGGCGCTGCTCGCTCGTCGAGCGCGGCTACGGCGCGCCCGGCACCGGCATCGAGGTGATCCGCGAACGGCGGGTGGGGTAGCGGCCTCCGGCCGGCATGCGCTGGCCTGCGCAACATGCTCGCCGTCATCCCGGGCTTGACCCGGGATCCATGCAGCCGAAGCCTCCGCCTTGCGGATCCCGCATGTCCGCTGCGCGCTCCACCATCATCCTGAGGTGCTTCGCGTAAGCGAAGCCTCGAAGGAGGATCCAGCGGGCACTCCGGTTTGCAGACGACGTCCATCGGACGACATCAGGAGCGTTCCCTGGACCCTCCTTCGAGGCCCGGCTTCGCCGGGCACCTCAGGATGATGGCCGGGTTTCGGGGAATACGGTCCGGAGCCCCCTACCCGCCGACATGCACCCAGGCATAGGCGAAGAGGCCGATGACGCCGAGGAGGAGGCCGCCGAGGAAGGCCGAGACGATCCAGCCGGTATTGGCGCGCGCCGGCGGCGGCGTGACGGGCTGCGATTCCGGCACCTGGCGGCCGAGCGTGCGGCGGCCGGGGCGCGCATCCTGCTGCGCAGCGCGCTGGATCAGCCAGTCGCCCTCCAGCGCCCGTTCGCGCTCGATGACGCGCTCGGCGACATAGTGCATGACGCAATCGGCCATGTCGTCGAGGTCGGCCGTCTCGAGGATGACCGTGCGGCCGAGCCTTGTATCCTTCAGGAAGCGATAGGTGCGACGGTCGCGCGCCATGCTGACGAAGGCCGTCATGTCGATCCAGAAGCGCGGCTGGCTGCCGGTATCGATGGCGGCGACGAACTGGTCGTCGCCCTCGGGCACCTCGGCGAAGACGCCCTCGAGCGCCTCGACCAGCATCTCGAGCCGCGCCCGTTCCGTATCGCGCAGTTCCACCACGACATCGGCTCGCTCTGCTTCGGCCAGACGGACCTTGCGGATCGCGTCGGCGAGATTGCGGACGTTGGACGCCGACCCGCGTTCCGGCCCGCGCCTGCCG
Coding sequences within:
- a CDS encoding DUF6111 family protein, with translation MLRFLAITVVCFLAPFIVYAGWRQFAPGAVTGEVWTYRVLSRLSAIGIAIVLVAILGLVSFSGGQAGKTYHPAEFRDGVLVPGGFD
- a CDS encoding CoA pyrophosphatase; its protein translation is MNPEFVPPRGFVPRDAAVLIPIVERSNATVLMTRRTMQLRKHAGQIAFPGGKIDPTDSSAAAAALREAQEEIGLDPRLVEPIGRLDPYIAGTGYRIIAIVARVAPEYRLVLNPDEVDAAFEVPLSFLMSPQNHQTITREFDGVRHLLYEMPYDEHHIWGVTAGIVRGLYERLYQ
- a CDS encoding DUF1285 domain-containing protein; protein product: MSVTKQGETKADPDSADGSALAGLIARAGSFRGPAPVHLWNPAHCGAIDIRIDRAGTWHHEGRPILREALVRLFSTVLRREADGGYVLVTPAEKLDIRVDDVPFLAVEMAVETSEGRQNLVFRTNVGDVVTVDAEHPLRVAEAGEGEGLVPYVRVRGGLDARLARPLVHELADHFEQRGAEIGVVSGGQFFVLGQVSEGPANDGAELSGGAVSA
- a CDS encoding MoxR family ATPase — its product is MSAFNQTSIADVDPSRTIAEADAAVATVKAARDAIGKVIYGQETVVERVLVTLLSGGHGLLVGVPGLAKTKLVETLGIVLGLDERRVQFTPDLMPSDILGSEVMDQDDEGRRSFRFLKGPIFGQLLMADEINRASPRTQSALLQAMQEYHVTVAGHRYDLPSPFHVLATQNPLEQEGTYPLPEAQLDRFLLQIDVLYPDRDAERRMLFETTGATDAVAQRVTDAATLKSIQQLVRRLPIGESVVEAILNLVRSARPGEISDSKLAGVIAWGPGPRASQALMLAVRARALIDGRYAPSVDDVLALAEPVLQHRMSLSFAARADGLSVRDVIGTLKSRIG
- a CDS encoding DUF58 domain-containing protein; this encodes MTEPRATVPTSRHVGTTLAEAKSLARSLPDLLVEARRVATTVLAGWHGRRRAGPGETFWQFRPFVTGEAPGRIDWRRSARDEHLYVREREWEAAHTVWLSADLSPSMDFRSKLALASKRDRALVILLALGDLLAAAGERIGLLGLGDPILSRNAAERLAETLAIYDGAAQPALPSAARLGRFADLVLIGDFLDPIDEIEARLADYARHGTTAHLVEIRDPVEEIFPYAGRTEFRDPESGALYTIGRAEQIGEEYRNRLIARRETLAATCRRLGWSYLTHRTDRPATEPLLALHARLSARVNEGGRP
- a CDS encoding DUF4159 domain-containing protein, with protein sequence MIAGLPLAFGAPLVLTALVLLPAIWWLLKLTPPRPRLESFPPTRILTEIAKRDEQPARSPWWLTALRLLLAGLVILALAAPIWRPTGESAPGEGPLLLVIDNDWAAARDWSTRIDTARRIVELAERSGRPIGLIATAEPPNQQFAPTDGDAIRTRLDALVPRPYATDRSAIATALQTAAASASFGGVAWLSNGLGGPDADDFSRFLETAIRAPVTIYGKDGKPLLGLAAPVATADALTLSVLRGEGPALTGTLVARDMKGRSIGEAPFAFKANELRTDAAFALPSELRNEIVRVEIAGNATAGAVQLLDDRFKRRRIGVISGASSDNAQPLLSPLYYISRAVQPFADVIEPRDANAANAVPQMIEAGAAVIAMADIGTLTPDVEQKLADWVEAGGTLLRFAGPRLAAASGETDTLIPVRLREGGRVLGGSLSWSSPQPLASFSAQSPFAGLAIAPDIEVRRQVLAEPDGNLPSRTWAALGDGTPLVTAAPLGKGWLILFHVTADASWSNLPLSGTFVEMLRRIAAFASVPQVDAARAVEGATTAAMLPPYRLLDGFGHFVTSDPLARPLSATGPLPAPSRDHPPGLYGADDGFRAVNVLAPDATLPPFNPAATIANAEIRPYPTTAPTDLSPYLLLAALACLIADALAVLWLNGGLRMRARAAALVIACLTLGHAFAPPPARADAASDQFAMDAVNKSRLAYVRTGNQEIDDMSEAGLAGLSRALSARTAMEPDNPLGVDVAKDELSFFPLLYWPIDPNAPMPDSATLAKIDAYMKQGGSILFDTRDELERAPGTTGFGGTPAAERLRTMLSGLDIPPLEPVPSNHVLTKAFYLLEDFPGRYSGGPLWVEASPPEDDAAAAARPARPGDGVSSILITENDMAAAWATDPDGRFLVPTIPPDPRQRELAYRTGINIVMYTLTGNYKADQVHVPALLERLGQ
- a CDS encoding GNAT family N-acetyltransferase, with the translated sequence MKIDSFTVLSEQPADDAAIEALHEISFGPGRFARAASLLREGVPQDPELSFVAKSGERLIGSVRLTPIRIGGRKAILLGPLVVVPDWKGRGAGKSLMRTAIAAAREAGHTVILLVGDEPYYGPFGFVRLKPYQVSLPAPADPARILVCPLTDDALEGLGGAVERAG
- a CDS encoding NUDIX domain-containing protein, which gives rise to MYSFLARLGGLAAPVLRGMTLGVRGACFDADGRVFLVRHSYTPGWYLPGGGVERGESAAEALARELREEGGIILGASPSLFGIYVNPKRRRDHVVVFVSYDFDRPAPPAYPNREIAEAGFFDPGALPEATTPATRRRLGEILDRVPASAHW
- a CDS encoding metallophosphoesterase yields the protein MFVLAHLSDPHLGPLPRPRTLELASKRVLGYVNWRRNRVRSLGGEVLAGLIEDMLARTPDHIAVTGDLVNIALPAEIVAAGDWLKAVGAPHDVSFVPGNHDAYVPGALAKALALWAPYVTGDEGTPLGRVTFPYLRRRGPAAIIGVSSARASAPFMATGHVEASTLPLLRDMLIRARDEGLYRVVLIHHPPFKKATAWHKRLVGAGRIRALIKEVGAELILHGHTHIDSFESIEGPEGRVPVIGVPSAANAPGGHKPAGRYNLFGIEGEPGNWRCSLVERGYGAPGTGIEVIRERRVG